One genomic region from Podarcis raffonei isolate rPodRaf1 chromosome Z, rPodRaf1.pri, whole genome shotgun sequence encodes:
- the CEL gene encoding bile salt-activated lipase has protein sequence MGRWEVMCLALCLGAVGAAKLGIVNTEGGFVEGVNKKLGLFGDYVDIFKGIPFAAPTKTLEDPQPHPGWPGTLQAKEYKNRCMQSTLTQTDVRGTQDCLYLNIWVPQGKKEVSTNLPVMVWIYGGAFLWGGGQGPNFLSNYLYDGEEIATRGKVIVVTLNYRLGPLGFLSTGDASLPGNYGLKDQHMAIAWVKRNIKNFGGDPDNITIFGESAGAVSVSLQMLSPYNKGLIKRAISQSGVGLCSWAIQKNPLYWATKVAQKVGCPTDNTTKLANCLKVTDPKALTLAYHLEVLNLRYPLVHYLAFSPVVDGDFLPDNPENLFANAADIDYIAGVNNMDGHFFASIDMPALNRPLVKITADDMYRVAQGLTVEKGVEGANETFSLYTQVWTDHTSQEVMKKSVIDLETDYIFLVPTQQTLSLHYQNAKSAKTYSYLFSQDSRMPVYPSWVGADHADDLQYVFGKPFATPLGYRAQHRKVSKDMIAYWTNFARTGDPNKGESEVPIGWVPYDTQHGYYLEINKDINYESAKQGLRAPFVNFWTVAYRSLPDAPVTLDEK, from the exons ATGGGTCGCTGGGAAGTAATGTGCCTTGCCCTCTGCCTGGGCGCAGTGGGGGCAGCAAAG CTGGGCATCGTGAACACGGAAGGAGGTTTTGTGGAAGGCGTCAATAAAAAGTTGGGCCTTTTCGGGGATTATGTGGACATCTTCAAAGGAATCCCTTTTGCTGCACCTACCAAGACTCTTGAAGACCCCCAGCCTCACCCAGGCTGGCCAG GCACCCTGCAGGCCAAGGAGTATAAGAATCGTTGCATGCAGTCCACACTCACCCAGACAGATGTGCGTGGCACCCAAGATTGTCTTTATCTCAACATCTGGGTCCCCCAAGGGAAAAAAGAAG TCTCCACCAACTTGCCGGTGATGGTCTGGATTTATGGGGGAGCCTTTCTCTGGGGTGGCGGCCAGGGACCCAACTTCCTGAGCAACTACCTCTACGACGGGGAGGAGATTGCCACCCGCGGAAAGGTCATTGTGGTGACGCTCAACTACCGCCTTGGACCCCTGGGTTTCCTCAGCACAGGAGATGCTAGCCTTCCAG GTAACTATGGCCTCAAAGACCAGCACATGGCCATTGCCTGGGTCAAGAGAAACATAAAGAACTTTGGAGGGGACCCCGACAACATCACAATCTTTGGAGAGTCTGCTGGGGCCGTCAGTGTCTCCTTACAG ATGCTGTCGCCCTACAACAAAGGATTGATCAAGCGGGCTATCAGCCAGAGTGGAGTCGGCCTCTGCTCTTGGGCCATTCAGAAGAACCCCCTCTACTGGGCTACCAAG GTAGCTCAGAAAGTTGGCTGCCCAACAGACAACACCACAAAGCTAGCAAACTGCCTCAAGGTCACCGACCCCAAGGCCCTGACGCTTGCTTACCACCTAGAGGTGCTTAATCTGCGCT atCCTCTCGTCCATTACCTTGCCTTCTCCCCAGTGGTTGACGGAGATTTCCTCCCAGATAACCCAGAAAATCTCTTTGCCAATGCCGCTGACATTGACTACATCGCAGGGGTGAACAACATGGATGGGCACTTCTTTGCTTCAATTGACATGCCTGCTCTCAACCGCCCGCTAGTGAAGATCACAgc GGATGACATGTACCGTGTGGCCCAGGGCCTGACAGTGGAGAAGGGGGTGGAAGGAGCCAATGAAACCTTCTCCCTCTATACCCAGGTGTGGACTGACCACACAAGCCAGGAAGTCATGAAAAAATCTGTGATAGACCTGGAGACAGACTACATATTTCTGGTGCCTACCCAGCAGACACTTAGTCTCCATTACCAAAATGCCAA gaGTGCCAAGACTTACAGCTACCTGTTTTCCCAGGATTCGCGAATGCCTGTCTATCCCAGCTGGGTTGGTGCAGACCATGCTGATGACCTTCAGTATGTCTTTGGGAAACCTTTTGCCACTCCTTTGGGCTACAGAGCTCAGCACAGAAAGGTTTCTAAGGACATGATAGCTTACTGGACAAACTTTGCCAGAACAGG TGACCCCAACAAAGGTGAATCGGAAGTCCCCATTGGGTGGGTGCCTTATGATACTCAGCATGGCTACTACCTGGAGATCAACAAGGACATCAACTATGAGTCAGCGAAGCAAGGCCTGAGAGCTCCTTTCGTGAATTTCTGGACTGTCGCCTACAGGAGCCTGCCAGACGCACCCGTCACCTTGGATGAGAAGTAG